Proteins encoded by one window of Venturia canescens isolate UGA chromosome 2, ASM1945775v1, whole genome shotgun sequence:
- the DPCoAC gene encoding mitochondrial coenzyme A transporter SLC25A42 translates to MSSHVGAGSVEGSQVVLERIQVSVMQGTTKQPVALSTSSSTLEKGAETTRSESPELKRQISNADRVWTSLLAGAAAGALAKTTIAPLDRTKINFQISKKPYSAKAAIEFLVQSYTKEGLMSLWRGNSAMMVRIMPYAAIQFTAHEQWKRILKVNGPETDKKKRFLAGSLAGVTSQSLTYPLDLARARMAVTHRDEYKTLHEVFLRIYQREGVSAFYRGFTATILGVIPYAGFSFFTYDTLKQWFAVHAVDSPGLSAMSSLICGALAGVVGQTSSYPLDIVRRRIQTSAVTRTHYHTIYETSVKIYTEEGVMAFFKGLSMNWVKGPVAVGISFATYDTILVTLRKIMC, encoded by the exons ATGAGTAGCCACGTTGGAGCCGGTTCGGTGGAAGGGAGCCAAGTCGTTCTCGAGAGGATTCAGGTATCCGTAATGCAAGGGACGACGAAGCAACCCGTGGCTCTCTCGACCTCGTCCAGTACCCTTGAAAAAGGTGCAGAAACTACG CGCTCAGAATCACCGGAATTGAAAAGACAAATATCGAACGCGGATCGAGTATGGACGAGCCTGTTGGCCGGCGCGGCGGCCGGGGCTCTGGCGAAAACGACGATCGCTCCGCTCGATCGAACaaagataaattttcaaatatcgaAGAAGCCCTATTCGGCAAAGGCAGCGATCGAATTTCTCGTTCAATCGTACACGAAAGAGGGTCTGATGAGTTTGTGGCGAGGTAACAGCGCCATGATGGTCAGAATAATGCCCTACGCGGCTATCCAATTCACAGCACACGAACAATGGAAAAGGATACTCAAGGTCAATGGCCCGGAAAC agataagAAGAAGAGATTCCTCGCTGGTTCGTTAGCCGGTGTGACGTCCCAAAGCCTCACTTATCCACTGGATCTTGCGAGGGCACGAATGGCTGTAACTCACAGGGACGAATACAAGACACTGCATGAAGTATTCCTTAGGATTTATCAACGAGAAGGAGTATCAGCTTTTTATCGAGGCTTCACCGCGACGATACTCGGCGTCATTCCCTACGCCGGTTTTAGTTTTTTTACTTACGATACCCTTAAGCAGTGGTTTGCCG TACACGCCGTGGACAGCCCAGGACTTTCAGCCATGTCTTCGTTAATTTGCGGAGCTTTGGCCGGCGTCGTTGGTCAAACGAGCAGCTATCCTCTCGATATAGTACGCAGACGAATACAAACGTCCGCCGTAACTCGGACCCACTATCACACGATTTACGAGACTTCGGTGAAAATATACAC AGAAGAGGGCGTGATGGCCTTTTTCAAGGGGCTCAGTATGAATTGGGTCAAAGGTCCGGTCGCGGTAGGTATAAGTTTTGCGACCTACGACACGATCCTCGTCACCTTGAGAAAAATCATGTGCTGA